A genomic segment from Rhodospirillum centenum SW encodes:
- the panB gene encoding 3-methyl-2-oxobutanoate hydroxymethyltransferase, whose product MSATGQSKRLAVPDIAARKGREPVAVLTAYTVSMARLLDPHVEVLLVGDSLGMVLYGFDSTLPVTLDMMIAHGAAVVRGSSRACVVVDMPWASYQEGREQAFRNAARILAETGCAAVKLEGGEEMAETVDFLVRRGIPVMGHVGLTPQAVNALGGYRARGRSDAEQAKILGDARAVAEAGAFALVVEGVVEPLARAVTEAVPCVTIGIGASAACDGQVLVSDDLLGLYGAFTPKFVRRYAELGPVIEEAAATYAADVRARRFPGTEHVFAARKAS is encoded by the coding sequence ATGAGCGCCACCGGTCAGTCCAAGCGCCTCGCCGTGCCCGACATCGCCGCCCGCAAGGGCCGGGAGCCCGTGGCCGTGCTGACGGCCTACACCGTCTCCATGGCCCGCCTGCTGGACCCGCATGTGGAGGTGCTGCTGGTCGGCGACAGCCTGGGCATGGTGCTGTACGGCTTCGACAGCACCCTGCCGGTGACGCTGGACATGATGATCGCCCACGGCGCTGCCGTGGTGCGCGGCTCGTCGCGCGCCTGCGTCGTCGTGGACATGCCCTGGGCCAGCTACCAGGAGGGCCGCGAGCAGGCCTTCCGCAACGCCGCCCGCATCCTGGCCGAGACCGGCTGCGCCGCGGTCAAGCTGGAGGGCGGGGAGGAGATGGCGGAGACGGTGGATTTCCTGGTCCGCCGCGGCATCCCGGTGATGGGGCATGTCGGGTTGACGCCGCAGGCGGTCAACGCGCTGGGCGGCTACCGCGCCCGCGGCCGCAGCGACGCCGAGCAGGCGAAGATCCTGGGCGACGCCCGTGCCGTGGCCGAGGCCGGCGCCTTCGCCCTGGTCGTGGAGGGGGTGGTGGAGCCGTTGGCCCGCGCCGTGACGGAGGCCGTGCCCTGCGTCACCATCGGCATCGGCGCGTCGGCGGCCTGTGACGGGCAGGTGCTGGTCTCCGACGACCTGCTGGGTCTCTACGGTGCCTTCACGCCGAAATTCGTCCGGCGCTATGCCGAGCTGGGGCCGGTGATCGAGGAAGCGGCCGCCACCTATGCCGCCGACGTGCGCGCCCGTCGCTTTCCCGGCACCGAACACGTCTTCGCGGCCCGGAAGGCGTCCTGA
- the minC gene encoding septum site-determining protein MinC — MAYRDAPFQMRGSTFTLMVLKVGDPRNPNFFPVLAGKIAQAPNFFRNAPVVLDLDDLPAGAPFDFAQFTGLLRNLGLICIGLQGGTRELQDAALAAGLAVVPPARGGASEPIRPLADSGRSAAQGALGGGAPAAAAQPQQPPQPQPAPAPAPSRGSLIVTEPIRSGRQIYAEGGDLIVIGAVSPGAELVADGSIHVYGALRGRALAGVGGDRSARIFCHSLEAELVSIAGLYRVSEDMDKSLRRRQVQIYLDNGFLHIDPVAV; from the coding sequence ATGGCCTATCGTGATGCGCCGTTCCAGATGCGCGGAAGCACCTTCACCCTGATGGTCCTGAAGGTGGGCGATCCGCGCAACCCGAATTTCTTCCCCGTTCTGGCGGGCAAGATCGCGCAGGCGCCCAATTTCTTCCGCAACGCCCCCGTGGTGCTGGACCTGGACGACCTGCCGGCCGGCGCTCCCTTCGACTTCGCCCAGTTCACCGGGCTGCTGCGCAATCTGGGCCTGATCTGCATCGGGCTCCAGGGCGGCACCCGCGAATTGCAGGATGCGGCGCTGGCGGCCGGGCTGGCCGTGGTGCCGCCGGCCCGCGGCGGCGCCTCCGAACCGATCCGGCCGCTGGCGGATTCCGGGCGCAGCGCCGCACAGGGCGCGCTGGGCGGCGGCGCCCCGGCCGCGGCGGCGCAGCCGCAGCAGCCCCCGCAACCGCAGCCGGCCCCGGCGCCCGCCCCCTCCCGCGGCAGCCTGATCGTCACCGAGCCGATCCGGTCCGGCCGGCAGATCTATGCCGAGGGCGGCGACCTGATCGTGATCGGGGCGGTCAGCCCCGGCGCCGAACTGGTGGCCGACGGCAGCATCCATGTCTATGGTGCCCTGCGCGGCCGTGCCCTGGCGGGTGTCGGCGGCGACCGCAGCGCCCGCATCTTCTGCCACAGCCTGGAAGCCGAACTGGTCTCCATCGCGGGCCTCTACCGGGTCAGCGAGGACATGGACAAGTCGCTGCGGCGCCGGCAGGTCCAGATCTATCTCGACAACGGTTTCCTGCATATCGACCCCGTGGCCGTGTGA
- the minD gene encoding septum site-determining protein MinD, producing the protein MAKIITMTSGKGGVGKTTSSAAFGTGLALRGFKTCIIDFDVGLRNLDLIMGCERRVVFDFINVIHGEARLSQALIKDKRVENLFILPTSQTRDKDALSRDGVERILEELKKEFDYIVCDSPAGIERGAQMALYFADHAIIVTNPEVSSVRDSDRILGVIQARSRRAEMGLDPVQEHLLVTRYDLERVDKGEMLKVEDVLEILAIPLIGIIPESPAVLKASNVGMPVILDEKSTAGQAYMDAVARFLGEKIEHRFAKPERKGFFDRLLRRSA; encoded by the coding sequence TTGGCCAAGATCATCACGATGACTTCCGGCAAGGGCGGCGTGGGCAAGACGACCTCCAGCGCCGCCTTCGGGACGGGCCTTGCCCTGCGCGGGTTCAAGACCTGCATCATCGATTTCGACGTGGGTCTGCGGAACCTCGACCTCATCATGGGGTGCGAGCGCCGTGTCGTCTTCGACTTCATCAACGTGATCCATGGCGAGGCGCGGCTCAGCCAGGCGCTGATCAAGGACAAGCGGGTCGAGAACCTGTTCATCCTCCCCACCTCGCAGACGCGGGACAAGGATGCGCTCAGCCGTGACGGCGTGGAGCGCATCCTGGAGGAGCTGAAGAAGGAGTTCGACTACATCGTCTGCGACAGCCCGGCCGGCATCGAGCGGGGCGCGCAGATGGCGCTCTACTTCGCCGACCACGCCATCATCGTGACCAACCCCGAGGTCTCCTCGGTGCGCGACAGCGACCGCATCCTGGGCGTCATCCAGGCCCGCTCGCGCCGCGCCGAGATGGGGCTCGACCCGGTGCAGGAGCACCTGCTGGTCACGCGCTACGACCTGGAGCGCGTGGACAAGGGCGAGATGCTGAAGGTGGAGGACGTGCTGGAGATCCTGGCCATCCCGCTGATCGGCATCATCCCGGAGAGCCCGGCCGTGCTGAAGGCCAGCAATGTCGGCATGCCGGTCATCCTGGACGAGAAGTCCACCGCCGGGCAGGCCTACATGGACGCGGTGGCCCGCTTCCTGGGCGAGAAGATCGAGCACCGCTTCGCCAAGCCGGAGCGCAAGGGCTTCTTCGACCGGCTGCTGCGGAGGTCCGCATGA
- a CDS encoding prolyl oligopeptidase family serine peptidase: MAKTGSLLAALAAGLLAGTGLAGAALAQQQTAQVKDMAADEFQWLEEVEGDKAIAWAREQNAKTLARLEKDPRFEPLRAEAERILTARDRIPYGSLEGGVVDNFWQDENHVRGLWRRTTVDSYRTADPAWDVVLDIDALAREENENWVYQGHLCLAPDSSRCLVRLSRGGKDAAVIREFDVEKKAFVKGGFVLFEAKQWYAWADQDTLLVASDFGPDSMTDSGYPRQVRLWKRGTELTKAPVLLTVAKDDVWARPLAIHRPEGTVLLLNRGPDFFTEEWHLVGKDGKTTKLALPLTVELQGTFQGRLLLLLRAAWTVGGKTLPQGALVAVPLAEIEGGAAPKTAELILAPTDTVAIQSVAIAKDAVYAALLDDVKGRLTALTPGKDGWVRKDVALPEAGSLRIVSTDSFSTDVLVNFASFLQPDTLYLMPGGGAPEAIKSLPARFDAAPFTTEQRFATSADGTRVPYFIVKRKGLEPTGDAPTLMYGYGGFEISSTPSYLSPLSKAWLEAGGVYAVANIRGGGEYGPRWHQAALKENRQRAFDDFAAVAEDLVKTKVTSPKRLGIFGGSNGGLLVGTAFTQRPDLYSAVICAVPLLDMLRYNKLLAGASWMGEYGNPDIPEERAYIEKYSPYQNVKKDKDYPEVFFYTSTKDDRVHPGHARKMAARMQAQGHPVLYYENIEGGHSAAANLKQRAFITGLQGVYLMQKLMDPPKDR; the protein is encoded by the coding sequence ATGGCGAAGACGGGTTCCCTTCTCGCGGCGCTGGCCGCCGGTCTGCTGGCCGGCACGGGGCTGGCCGGTGCCGCCCTGGCACAGCAGCAGACGGCACAGGTCAAGGACATGGCGGCGGACGAGTTCCAGTGGCTTGAGGAGGTCGAGGGCGACAAGGCCATCGCCTGGGCCCGCGAGCAGAACGCGAAGACGCTCGCCCGGCTGGAGAAGGACCCCCGTTTCGAACCGCTGCGGGCCGAGGCCGAGCGCATCCTGACGGCGCGCGACCGCATCCCCTACGGCTCGCTGGAAGGCGGGGTGGTCGATAATTTCTGGCAGGACGAGAACCATGTCCGCGGCCTCTGGCGCCGCACCACGGTGGACAGCTACCGCACGGCCGATCCGGCCTGGGACGTGGTGCTGGACATCGACGCCCTGGCCAGGGAAGAGAACGAGAACTGGGTCTACCAGGGCCATCTCTGCCTGGCGCCGGACAGCAGCCGCTGCCTCGTCCGGCTGTCGCGCGGCGGCAAGGACGCCGCCGTGATCCGCGAGTTCGACGTCGAGAAGAAGGCGTTCGTGAAGGGCGGCTTCGTCCTGTTCGAGGCCAAGCAGTGGTACGCCTGGGCCGACCAGGACACGCTGCTGGTCGCCAGCGATTTCGGCCCCGACAGCATGACCGACAGCGGCTATCCGCGGCAGGTCCGGCTGTGGAAGCGCGGCACCGAGCTTACCAAGGCGCCCGTGCTGCTGACCGTGGCGAAGGATGACGTCTGGGCCCGGCCGCTGGCGATCCACCGGCCGGAGGGCACGGTGCTGCTGCTGAACCGCGGCCCCGACTTCTTCACCGAGGAATGGCATCTGGTCGGCAAGGACGGCAAGACCACGAAGCTGGCGCTGCCGCTGACCGTGGAGTTGCAGGGCACCTTCCAGGGCCGGCTGCTGCTGCTGCTGCGCGCCGCCTGGACGGTGGGCGGGAAGACCCTGCCGCAGGGCGCGCTGGTCGCCGTGCCGCTGGCGGAGATCGAAGGCGGTGCCGCGCCGAAGACCGCCGAGCTGATCCTGGCGCCGACGGACACGGTCGCCATCCAGTCCGTCGCCATCGCCAAGGACGCCGTCTACGCCGCCCTGCTGGACGACGTGAAGGGCCGGCTGACGGCGCTGACCCCGGGCAAGGACGGCTGGGTCCGCAAGGACGTGGCCCTGCCCGAGGCCGGCAGCCTCCGCATCGTCTCCACCGACAGCTTCAGCACCGACGTGCTGGTCAACTTCGCCAGCTTCCTGCAGCCCGACACGCTGTACCTGATGCCGGGCGGTGGCGCGCCGGAGGCGATCAAGTCGCTGCCGGCCCGCTTCGACGCCGCCCCCTTCACCACCGAGCAGCGTTTCGCCACCAGCGCCGACGGCACCCGCGTCCCCTACTTCATCGTGAAGCGCAAGGGGCTGGAGCCGACCGGCGACGCCCCGACCCTGATGTACGGCTATGGCGGGTTCGAGATCAGCTCGACGCCGTCCTATCTCTCGCCCCTGTCCAAGGCGTGGCTGGAGGCGGGCGGGGTCTATGCCGTCGCCAACATCCGCGGCGGCGGCGAGTACGGGCCGCGCTGGCATCAGGCGGCGCTGAAGGAGAACCGGCAGCGCGCCTTCGACGACTTCGCCGCCGTGGCGGAGGATCTGGTGAAGACGAAGGTCACCAGCCCGAAGCGGCTGGGCATCTTCGGCGGCTCCAACGGCGGCCTGCTGGTCGGCACCGCCTTCACCCAGCGGCCGGACCTCTACAGCGCCGTGATCTGCGCCGTGCCGCTGCTGGACATGCTGCGCTACAACAAGCTGCTGGCCGGCGCGTCGTGGATGGGCGAGTACGGCAATCCCGACATCCCCGAGGAACGGGCCTATATCGAGAAGTACAGCCCGTACCAGAACGTGAAGAAGGACAAGGACTACCCCGAGGTCTTCTTCTACACCTCGACCAAGGACGACCGCGTGCACCCCGGCCATGCCCGCAAGATGGCGGCCCGGATGCAGGCCCAGGGCCATCCGGTGCTCTATTACGAGAACATCGAGGGCGGCCACTCGGCGGCGGCCAACCTGAAGCAGCGCGCCTTCATCACCGGCCTGCAGGGGGTCTACCTCATGCAAAAGCTGATGGACCCGCCGAAGGACCGCTGA
- a CDS encoding L-lactate dehydrogenase encodes MKIGIVGAGFVGSTAAYAMVMRGVGSEIVLVDRNGELADAQARDILHATPFAYPTKIRAGSYADLDGAGLVVLAAGVNQKPGETRLELLTRNAEIFGGIIPEVLKAAPQTILLVATNPVDVMTQISTVIAARHGVPTCRVIGSGTILDTARYRALLGQHLGVSPKSVHAHVLGEHGDSEVLHWSNAEAGGLNVAVVGEQVGRPLTEAVKARIDDEVRCVAYRIIKGKGATWYGIGGGLARLAQVIANDERALVTCSMLTDSCLGVPQVALSLPRLLGAAGIISTLTPELDEAEAAALRRSAEVLKSAFDGVKL; translated from the coding sequence ATGAAGATCGGCATCGTCGGAGCCGGGTTCGTCGGCAGCACAGCCGCCTATGCCATGGTGATGCGCGGGGTCGGCAGCGAGATCGTGCTGGTGGACCGCAACGGTGAACTGGCGGACGCGCAGGCGCGCGACATCCTGCACGCCACGCCCTTCGCCTATCCCACCAAGATCCGCGCCGGCAGCTATGCCGATCTGGACGGGGCCGGGCTGGTGGTGCTGGCCGCCGGTGTCAACCAGAAGCCGGGCGAGACCCGGCTGGAGCTGCTGACCCGCAACGCCGAGATCTTCGGCGGCATCATCCCCGAGGTGCTGAAGGCCGCGCCGCAGACGATCCTGCTGGTGGCGACCAACCCGGTGGACGTGATGACCCAGATCTCCACCGTCATCGCCGCCCGCCACGGGGTGCCGACCTGCCGGGTGATCGGTTCCGGCACCATCCTGGACACCGCACGCTACCGCGCGCTGCTGGGCCAGCATCTGGGCGTCAGCCCGAAGTCGGTGCATGCCCATGTCCTGGGGGAGCACGGCGACAGCGAGGTGCTGCACTGGTCGAATGCCGAGGCCGGCGGGCTGAACGTGGCAGTGGTCGGCGAACAGGTCGGCCGCCCGCTGACCGAAGCCGTGAAGGCCCGCATCGACGACGAGGTGCGCTGCGTCGCCTACCGCATCATCAAGGGCAAGGGCGCCACCTGGTACGGCATCGGCGGCGGTCTGGCCCGGCTGGCGCAGGTGATCGCCAACGACGAGCGGGCGCTCGTCACCTGCTCCATGCTGACGGACAGTTGCCTGGGCGTGCCGCAGGTTGCGCTCTCCCTGCCCCGCCTGCTGGGGGCAGCCGGTATCATCAGCACCCTGACGCCAGAACTGGACGAGGCGGAGGCCGCGGCGCTCCGCCGCAGCGCCGAGGTGCTGAAGTCGGCCTTCGACGGGGTGAAGCTGTAA
- a CDS encoding SCO family protein, translating into MTPSRVLRIAIGILAGLILAALVAFWTVRQDAGRAGGVPAGAIATPGVTIGGDFRLVDETGREVTSADYAGKYRLIFFGFTFCPDICPTELQLIARALDALGPDAAAVQPLFVSIDPERDGPAQLAEYTDMFHPAIVGLTGTPEQVAAAARAFRVYYAKAPAADGSTYTMDHSTYTYLMGPDGGFLTVFPRGTGAGEIADAIRQYIRSASR; encoded by the coding sequence ATGACGCCATCCCGAGTTCTCCGCATCGCCATCGGCATCCTGGCCGGGCTGATCCTCGCCGCCCTGGTGGCGTTCTGGACCGTGCGGCAGGACGCCGGCCGGGCCGGCGGTGTGCCCGCAGGGGCCATCGCCACGCCGGGGGTGACCATCGGCGGCGATTTCCGGCTGGTGGACGAGACGGGGCGCGAGGTCACCTCGGCCGACTATGCCGGCAAGTACCGGCTGATCTTCTTCGGCTTCACCTTCTGCCCGGATATCTGTCCGACGGAACTGCAGCTCATCGCCCGCGCGCTTGACGCGCTGGGGCCGGACGCGGCGGCGGTGCAGCCCCTGTTCGTCAGCATCGACCCCGAGCGCGACGGCCCGGCCCAGCTTGCCGAGTACACGGACATGTTCCATCCCGCCATCGTCGGGCTGACCGGCACGCCGGAACAGGTGGCCGCCGCCGCCCGCGCCTTCCGGGTCTACTATGCCAAGGCGCCCGCCGCCGACGGCTCGACCTACACCATGGACCATTCCACCTACACCTACCTGATGGGGCCGGACGGCGGGTTCCTCACCGTCTTCCCCCGCGGGACCGGGGCCGGCGAGATCGCCGACGCCATCCGCCAGTACATCCGCTCCGCAAGCCGATAG
- a CDS encoding type II toxin-antitoxin system YhaV family toxin — MPVIRNGWRLLEYPALTASLDRLADSVRRLRAADPVDYVHHPNAKLLGRLLTIMLVEVPADPNRADYRLKGPLSPWRRVATGRWRLFFRFDSSSRIIAYCWLNGADGLRKDGDAGDPYAVFGRMVARGTPPEDWPALLRACRDAAREG, encoded by the coding sequence ATGCCTGTCATCCGCAACGGCTGGCGCCTGCTGGAATATCCCGCCCTGACGGCGAGCCTGGACCGGCTGGCCGACAGCGTCCGCCGGCTGCGCGCGGCGGACCCGGTGGACTATGTCCACCATCCCAACGCCAAGCTGCTGGGCCGGCTGCTGACCATCATGCTGGTGGAGGTGCCGGCCGACCCGAACCGGGCCGACTACCGGCTGAAGGGGCCACTCTCGCCCTGGCGGCGCGTTGCGACCGGGCGCTGGCGGCTCTTCTTCCGCTTCGACAGCAGCAGCCGGATCATCGCCTACTGCTGGCTGAACGGAGCGGACGGGCTGCGCAAGGACGGCGATGCCGGCGATCCCTATGCCGTGTTCGGGCGCATGGTCGCGCGGGGCACCCCGCCGGAGGACTGGCCCGCCCTGCTGCGGGCCTGCCGCGACGCGGCGCGGGAAGGATAG
- a CDS encoding copper chaperone PCu(A)C, whose amino-acid sequence MSAKSVRLAAAALCALLAGPALAATDPLPPVKAGPLSLEVVWARATASSAKAGAAYLTIVNGGADDRLTTAASPVAETVELHTHIMDGSVARMRKVEGGIEIPGDAELVLEPGGLHVMLIGLKQPLKPGETFPLTLTFEKAGAVGLTAQVRAPGDEPDAHAGHDHDHDHEHGDDHDHDHDHGDGKAADHHH is encoded by the coding sequence ATGTCCGCCAAGTCCGTCCGGCTGGCCGCCGCCGCCCTCTGCGCCCTGCTGGCCGGTCCGGCCCTGGCCGCGACCGATCCGCTGCCCCCGGTCAAGGCCGGGCCGCTGTCGCTGGAGGTGGTATGGGCACGCGCCACCGCCTCGTCCGCCAAGGCGGGGGCCGCCTATCTGACCATCGTCAACGGCGGTGCCGACGACCGTCTGACCACCGCGGCCTCCCCGGTGGCGGAGACGGTGGAGCTGCACACCCACATCATGGACGGCTCGGTCGCCCGCATGCGCAAGGTCGAGGGCGGCATCGAGATCCCCGGCGATGCCGAGCTGGTGCTGGAGCCCGGCGGGCTGCACGTCATGCTGATCGGGCTGAAGCAGCCGTTGAAGCCGGGCGAGACCTTTCCGCTGACCCTGACCTTCGAGAAGGCGGGGGCCGTCGGGCTGACGGCGCAGGTGCGCGCGCCCGGGGACGAGCCCGACGCCCATGCCGGCCACGACCACGACCACGATCATGAGCATGGCGACGACCATGACCATGATCACGACCATGGGGACGGCAAGGCCGCCGACCACCACCATTGA
- a CDS encoding PhoH family protein yields MAKRQSRAAASADAKVHPLFPRGAAWDPLGEDRREQSYVRTVKPQSEGQKDLMEAIAGHHLTLALGPAGTGKTYLAISAAVEALDAGRVDRIVLSRPAIEAGESIGYLPGDMGEKMAPFLRPLYDALNDRLGGKRARALMADGAIEIAPVGFMRGRTLNNAFIVIDEAQNCTYAQIKMLLTRLGWHSTMVLTGDPDQSDLLDGLSGLADIARRLEPVDGIAVVRLGDRDIVRHPLVASMLTVL; encoded by the coding sequence ATGGCCAAGCGCCAGTCCAGAGCCGCTGCTTCCGCCGATGCCAAGGTCCATCCGCTGTTCCCGCGCGGGGCGGCCTGGGACCCCCTGGGCGAGGACCGCCGGGAGCAGAGCTACGTCCGGACGGTCAAGCCGCAGAGCGAGGGGCAGAAGGACCTGATGGAGGCGATCGCCGGCCATCACCTGACCCTCGCCCTCGGTCCCGCCGGGACGGGCAAGACCTACCTCGCCATCTCGGCGGCGGTGGAGGCCCTGGACGCCGGCCGGGTGGACCGCATCGTGCTGTCGCGCCCGGCCATCGAGGCGGGGGAGAGCATCGGCTACCTGCCGGGCGACATGGGGGAGAAGATGGCCCCCTTCCTGCGCCCGCTCTACGACGCGCTGAACGACCGGCTGGGCGGCAAGCGCGCCCGCGCCCTGATGGCGGACGGCGCCATCGAGATCGCGCCCGTCGGCTTCATGCGCGGGCGCACCCTGAACAACGCCTTCATCGTGATCGACGAGGCGCAGAACTGCACCTATGCCCAGATCAAGATGCTGCTGACCCGGCTCGGCTGGCACTCGACCATGGTGCTGACCGGCGATCCGGACCAGTCCGACCTGCTGGACGGGCTTTCCGGTCTGGCCGACATCGCCCGGCGGCTGGAGCCGGTGGACGGCATCGCCGTCGTCCGGCTGGGCGACCGCGACATCGTCCGCCATCCGCTGGTGGCCAGCATGCTGACGGTGCTCTGA
- a CDS encoding HAD hydrolase-like protein, with product MTVRLAIFDFDGTLADSYPWFAANFNSMAERWRVPRLSAEELEAMRDTGARTLIAHLGVPSWKLPLIAADMKRRMARDIGSLPLFDGVPALLAGLRAAGTTVAVLTSNSEPNVRRVMGPEVAENVDRFVCGTALFGKAPKLRRLLRDLRVPAAEALSIGDEIRDLDAAREAGVPFAGVAWGYTRPAALAAAGADPVFDTVAGMAAGLGVRL from the coding sequence ATGACCGTCCGACTGGCCATCTTCGACTTCGACGGCACGCTGGCCGACAGCTATCCCTGGTTCGCCGCGAATTTCAATTCGATGGCGGAACGATGGCGCGTTCCCAGGCTTTCGGCGGAGGAGCTGGAGGCGATGCGGGACACCGGCGCGCGCACCCTGATCGCGCATCTGGGCGTGCCGTCCTGGAAGCTGCCGCTGATCGCGGCCGACATGAAGCGGCGCATGGCGCGGGACATCGGCAGCCTGCCCCTGTTCGACGGCGTGCCCGCCCTGCTGGCCGGGCTGCGCGCCGCGGGCACCACCGTTGCCGTCCTGACCTCCAACTCCGAACCCAACGTGCGCCGGGTGATGGGACCGGAGGTGGCGGAAAACGTGGACCGTTTCGTCTGCGGAACAGCCTTGTTCGGCAAGGCCCCGAAGCTGCGCCGGCTGCTGCGCGACCTGCGCGTCCCGGCGGCGGAGGCGCTCTCCATCGGGGACGAGATCCGCGATCTCGACGCGGCGCGGGAGGCGGGGGTGCCCTTCGCCGGGGTCGCCTGGGGCTATACCCGCCCGGCCGCGCTCGCCGCGGCCGGGGCCGATCCGGTCTTCGACACCGTGGCCGGAATGGCCGCCGGACTGGGCGTCCGCCTCTAG
- a CDS encoding ribonucleotide-diphosphate reductase subunit beta: MASPLLTPNPVYKPFRYPWAYEAWLTQQRIHWLPEEVPLADDVKDWRQKLTEAERNLLTQIFRFFTQADVEVNNCYMRHYSRVFQPTEVCMMLAAFSAMETVHIAAYSHLLDTIGMPEIEYSAFLRYKEMKDKYDYMQGFNVDSLEDIAKTLAVFGAFTEGLQLFASFAILMNFPRFNKMKGMGQIVTWSVRDETLHTLSMIKLFRTFVNENPQVWTEAFQRELTVCCETIVHHEDAFIDLAFEMGPVEGMTAEDVKRYIRWIADRRLGQLGLEPVYRIEKNPLPWMDAILNGIEHTNFFENRATEYSKAATRGTWDEAFAD; this comes from the coding sequence ATGGCCTCCCCCCTGCTGACGCCCAACCCGGTCTACAAGCCCTTCCGCTATCCCTGGGCCTACGAGGCGTGGCTGACGCAGCAGCGCATCCACTGGCTGCCGGAGGAAGTGCCGCTGGCCGACGACGTGAAGGACTGGCGCCAGAAGCTGACGGAGGCCGAACGGAACCTGCTGACGCAGATCTTCCGCTTCTTCACGCAGGCCGACGTGGAGGTGAACAACTGCTACATGCGGCACTACAGCCGCGTCTTCCAGCCGACCGAGGTCTGCATGATGCTGGCCGCCTTCTCCGCCATGGAGACGGTCCACATCGCGGCCTACAGCCACCTGCTGGACACGATCGGCATGCCGGAGATCGAGTACTCGGCCTTCCTCCGCTACAAGGAGATGAAGGACAAGTACGACTACATGCAGGGCTTCAACGTCGACAGCCTGGAGGACATCGCCAAGACCCTGGCCGTGTTCGGCGCCTTCACCGAGGGGCTGCAACTGTTCGCCAGCTTCGCCATCCTGATGAACTTCCCCCGCTTCAACAAGATGAAGGGGATGGGCCAGATCGTCACCTGGTCGGTGCGCGACGAGACGCTGCACACGCTCTCGATGATCAAGCTGTTCCGCACCTTCGTGAACGAGAACCCGCAGGTCTGGACCGAGGCGTTCCAGCGCGAGCTGACCGTCTGCTGCGAGACGATCGTCCATCACGAGGACGCCTTCATCGATCTCGCCTTCGAGATGGGCCCGGTGGAGGGCATGACCGCCGAGGATGTGAAGCGCTACATCCGCTGGATCGCCGACCGCCGGCTGGGCCAGCTCGGCCTGGAGCCGGTCTACCGCATCGAGAAGAACCCCCTGCCCTGGATGGACGCCATCCTGAACGGGATCGAGCACACCAACTTCTTCGAGAACCGCGCCACCGAATACAGCAAGGCCGCCACCCGCGGCACCTGGGACGAGGCATTCGCGGACTGA
- the minE gene encoding cell division topological specificity factor MinE — protein MNLMDFFRRNKEPTATTAKDRLQIVLAHERADRNAPDFLPALQKELLAVIKKYVPIDDDKVAVKLERESGCSMLEVNVELPAPTKGAPRQPAATAAG, from the coding sequence ATGAACCTTATGGATTTCTTCCGCCGGAACAAGGAACCGACCGCCACCACCGCGAAGGACCGCCTCCAGATCGTGCTGGCGCACGAACGCGCCGACCGCAACGCCCCCGACTTCCTGCCGGCCTTGCAGAAGGAACTGCTGGCCGTGATCAAGAAGTACGTGCCGATCGACGACGACAAGGTCGCCGTCAAGCTGGAGCGCGAAAGCGGCTGCTCCATGCTTGAGGTGAATGTCGAGCTGCCGGCACCGACCAAGGGCGCCCCCCGCCAGCCGGCCGCGACGGCGGCCGGCTGA